Proteins from a genomic interval of Puniceicoccaceae bacterium:
- the coaD gene encoding pantetheine-phosphate adenylyltransferase — protein sequence MKKAIYPGTFDPVTFGHLDVLTRGAKIFDEVIMAVVDSKTKHPLFSIEKRIALIEANISHLSNVTVMPFDGLVVDFAVKMEAKALIRGLRAVSDFEYEFQMAQMNRLLDDKVETIFLMPNEKYFFTSSNLVKQVHMYSHRNTGLVPPNVHEALTAHFKAMKDAP from the coding sequence ATGAAAAAAGCCATCTATCCGGGTACGTTTGATCCCGTAACATTCGGCCACCTTGACGTGCTCACCCGAGGGGCAAAAATCTTCGATGAAGTCATCATGGCGGTCGTGGATTCCAAAACCAAACACCCTCTGTTTTCCATCGAAAAGCGCATTGCGTTGATCGAAGCAAATATTTCACACCTCAGCAATGTGACGGTGATGCCCTTTGATGGACTGGTAGTGGATTTTGCAGTCAAAATGGAAGCCAAAGCCCTCATTCGCGGACTTCGCGCCGTCTCTGACTTTGAATACGAGTTCCAAATGGCTCAGATGAACCGTCTGCTCGATGACAAGGTGGAAACCATCTTCCTCATGCCCAACGAAAAGTATTTTTTCACGTCCTCAAATCTGGTGAAGCAGGTGCACATGTATTCGCACCGCAACACGGGCCTCGTTCCTCCCAATGTGCATGAAGCACTCACCGCTCATTTTAAGGCGATGAAAGATGCCCCCTGA